The Triticum aestivum cultivar Chinese Spring chromosome 7B, IWGSC CS RefSeq v2.1, whole genome shotgun sequence genome window below encodes:
- the LOC123160502 gene encoding uncharacterized protein: MPIALESGALFGRGVPPACAGSSSAGRGSSSQAGAVHLEESEESDGEVQSSLRGPFDTMDALQEALPRRRETSKIDNTKSSSLASAGDVVLSPQSSKGFANPENPSPKKRKGPLPFSIDQNESQSKELSTVALGDINNSPLKCRTPSSPAARSSSPCKSSKEDEHGFCTNMPCHSLQREFSDMNVFSSPPVGLQTQLISVSTVGLQDVGASTDVVSPREKRRKN; this comes from the exons ATGCCGATCGCGCTGGAGAGCGGCGCCCTGTTCGGCCGCGGGGTGCCGCCGGCGTGCGCCGGCTCCTCTTCGGCTGGGCGGGGCAGCAGCAGCCAGGCGGGGGCGGTGCACCTCGAGGAGTCGGAGGAGAGCGATGGAGAGGTTCAGAGCTCGCTCAGAGGCCCCTTCGACACCATGGACGCGCTCCAGGAAGCCCTGCCCCGCAG GAGAGAGACGTCCAAAATCGACAATACCAAGTCCAGTTCTTTGGCAAGTGCTGGGGATGTTGTGCTCTCACCTCAATCATCAAAAGGGTTTGCTAATCCTGAAAACCCCTCCCCTAAGAAGCGCAAGGGTCCTCTTCCATTCAGCATCGACCAGAATGAGTCGCAGAGCAAAGAGCTGAGCACTGTTGCTCTTGGGGATATCAACAACAGCCCACTGAAGTGCAGGACGCCGTCGTCTCCAGCTGCTAGAAGCAGTTCTCCATGCAAGAGCAGTAAAGAAGATGAGCATGGGTTCTGTACCAACATGCCCTGCCATAGCCTGCAGAGAGAATTCAGTGACATGAATGTCTTTTCTTCTCCACCTGTTGGCCTTCAAACTCAACTCATCTCAGTTTCAACGGTCGGTCTGCAAGACGTGGGGGCATCGACTGATGTGGTTTCTCCCAGGGAAAAGCGCAGAAAGAATTAG